In Rattus norvegicus strain BN/NHsdMcwi chromosome 3, GRCr8, whole genome shotgun sequence, a genomic segment contains:
- the Ppp1r26 gene encoding similar to 1A6/DRIM (down-regulated in metastasis) interacting protein, whose translation MFLMNAPPVVALQSRWEAFGQPRSFCFPDCFSESKEDTSRASVSARVQMLISTLQRDEAALGMNHERVTQRGQRAERSRDTRLAPKPAVCKEQPEFPACGLVANRSTLEKDEAGRHGPLELDSDSDDSVDRDIEEAIQEYLKAKGGASGPVSQGVPSIPEPAHSSALPIPCPSQLTPGSGSVPVGASEDQGSTSPASMSSEDSFEQSIRAEIEQFLHEKRQHEHPKCDGSVDKKSGPNENPARLRGNRETSARAALIGTCKEFIFRKPPRLTKVSTQPRNSQPKLTTEPETPVSTKLAAHRPEAAQSRGGMRRGVPARRSKRIRSSAPVHQTSDSSSDDGIEEAIQLYQLEKTRKEASGDQPLRAQPKEESPGSTQPSALPEAHRRPPSKKKVAVPKVIDTTQGGLHPDPLSKLLTDSRTSVSPGHTAAKSDAVLHQASCLADTSTELMCAEAILDISKTILPAPMEGHDRPPSRNLLFCPQPMPPRSEGDSSNVDSDDSIEQEIRTFLALKAQVGSPQPAQGPLPSPGPSGQPGVPKAKTPDLPLGFKRKRRGGGSTTVPKKIREGRESAQDGDHIQGKVQHGHDGWDPLGQSKITETPGGEAEAKDPPVSSRIVGLSDTHLSQGHGALGKASEKESSEDKSSSLDSDEDLDMAIKDLLRSKRKFRKRGRDPRASCKKVRFGSTETRCGEKLSSLPGDWKDHRQQALRSCLHKCRGDNKDGPGRSPGSTCSSVTERGKLGGIGVEDAIPTFLPRRKSPEGAPPSKDTGASGHPPSASSPTSEDSAVDSDDSIELEIRRFLAEKAKESVRNAEPQGVPAKPEMACRKEPTLGLQPGVCTRSQKARGTPQLAEGRRGPERARTQATSLLSQTGRGALRAEQATHLTSALGRSEPALPKNTSKNSSAKASLPSRKSANVHKDHSPQGIQTAMAESVFGQLPSCATVGTEAGSTKGTFHLNCGSQNLLTPNPGSQADLSLPWSDFAQQSRLSSPWMLNSGQGTVWTGVFRGEKEKGTTPQAGDPPSLSSGPRKGLPFLSTQLFHFGKNVSWGGKQAGFFSPNLGLPLQGPAFSAFRETQPGHNPVFGSPRLLMKDSGNWPSRKAQGTLRQQDRRNSGSEDKVLDLRYRHRVDREQQDQETLGSDASEFSDTSVEDGGSATVSSKGLKL comes from the coding sequence ATGTTCCTCATGAACGCCCCTCCAGTGGTGGCGCTCCAATCCAGATGGGAGGCCTTTGGCCAGCCCAGGAGCTTCTGCTTTCCAGACTGCTTCTCCGAGTCTAAAGAGGACACCTCCAGGGCTTCAGTGAGTGCAAGGGTACAGATGCTTATCAGCACCCTGCAGAGAGACGAGGCTGCCCTGGGCATGAACCATGAGCGTGTCACACAGAGAGGCCAACGTGCAGAGAGGTCCCGGGACACCAGGCTGGCCCCCAAGCCTGCTGTGTGCAAAGAACAGCCAGAGTTCCCTGCGTGTGGTCTTGTTGCAAACCGCAGCACCCTGGAGAAAGATGAAGCTGGGAGACATGGTCCCTTAGAGCTGGATTCTGACAGTGATGACTCGGTGGACCGGGACATTGAGGAGGCTATCCAAGAGTACCTGAAGGCAAAGGGTGGGGCTTCTGGACCTGTGTCCCAGGGGGTCCCCTCTATCCCAGAGCCTGCCCACAGCAGTGCCCTGCCCATCCCGTGTCCCTCACAGCTCACTCCTGGCTCAGGCAGTGTTCCTGTGGGAGCCAGTGAAGACCAGGGCTCCACCTCCCCAGCTAGCATGAGCAGCGAGGACTCCTTTGAACAGAGCATCCGAGCTGAAATAGAACAGTTTCTTCATGAGAAAAGACAGCACGAACACCCGAAGTGTGATGGGTCTGTGGATAAGAAATCAGGCCCAAACGAGAACCCTGCGAGACTTAGAGGAAACCGAGAAACCTCAGCCAGGGCAGCTCTGATAGGAACCTGTAAGGAGTTCATCTTCCGAAAACCTCCCAGGTTAACAAAGGTGAGCACACAGCCGAGAAACTCACAGCCTAAGCTCACCACGGAGCCTGAGACCCCAGTGAGCACAAAGCTGGCCGCCCACAGACCAGAGGCTGCCCAGAGCAGGGGTGGAATGAGGAGAGGTGTGCCTGCCAGGCGTAGCAAGCGTATCAGGAGCTCAGCCCCTGTGCACCAGACATCGGACTCCAGCAGTGACGACGGCATTGAGGAAGCCATTCAGCTGTACCAGCTAGAGAAAACCAGGAAGGAGGCCAGTGGGGACCAACCTCTGAGAGCCCAGCCGAAAGAGGAAAGCCCTGGTAGTACCCAGCCAAGTGCCTTGCCTGAAGCCCACAGGAGACCCCCTAGCAAGAAAAAGGTGGCAGTTCCAAAGGTTATAGACACCACCCAGGGGGGCCTCCACCCTGACCCCCTCTCTAAGCTCCTAACAGATTCGAGAACCTCTGTATCTCCAGGACACACAGCTGCCAAAAGTGACGCTGTGCTGCACCAGGCCTCATGCCTAGCAGACACATCCACTGAGCTGATGTGCGCAGAAGCAATCCTGGACATCTCCAAGACCATCCTGCCAGCCCCCATGGAAGGACATGACAGGCCACCATCCAGGAACCTACTCTTCTGTCCCCAACCTATGCCTCCCCGCTCTGAAGGTGACAGCAGCAACGTTGACAGTGACGACAGCATCGAGCAGGAGATCCGGACCTTTTTGGCCCTCAAGGCACAAGTAGGGAGTCCTCAGCCTGCCCAGGGTCCACTGCCCTCACCTGGCCCCAGCGGCCAGCCTGGCGTCCCCAAGGCTAAAACACCAGATCTCCCTCTGGGCTTCAAACGGAAACGGAGAGGTGGGGGCAGCACCACAGTGCCCAAGAAAATAAGGGAGGGTAGAGAAAGCGCCCAGGATGGTGACCACATCCAGGGGAAGGTCCAGCATGGCCATGATGGGTGGGACCCTCTCGGGCAGAGCAAAATCACAGAGACCCCAGGAGGAGAGGCTGAAGCCAAGGACCCGCCTGTCTCTTCCAGGATAGTTGGGCTCAGTGACACACACCTATCACAAGGCCATGGAGCCCTTGGGAAGGCCAGTGAGAAAGAAAGCTCTGAGGATAAGAGCAGTTCTCTGGACAGTGACGAGGACCTGGACATGGCCATCAAGGACTTGTTAAGATCCAAGCGGAAGTTTAGGAAGAGGGGCCGAGACCCACGGGCTTCGTGTAAGAAGGTCAGATTTGGCAGCACAGAGACTCGGTGTGGGGAGAAACTGAGCAGCCTTCCAGGGGACTGGAAAGACCACAGACAGCAGGCACTACGGAGCTGTCTGCACAAGTGCAGAGGGGACAACAAAGATGGCCCAGGGAGAAGCCCAGGAAGCACCTGCAGCAGCGTGACAGAGAGGGGGAAGCTGGGTGGCATAGGGGTTGAAGATGCCATCCCCACCTTTCTCCCCAGGAGGAAAAGTCCAGAAGGGGCTCCtccctccaaggacacaggagcCAGTGGCCACCCTCCTTCagcctccagccccacatctgagGACAGCGCAGTGGACAGTGATGACAGCATTGAGCTGGAGATCAGGAGGTTTTTGGCAGAAAAGGCCAAGGAGTCTGTACGCAACGCGGAACCTCAAGGAGTCCCTGCCAAGCCGGAGATGGCCTGTAGGAAAGAGCCAACGCTGGGGTTGCAGCCTGGAGTGTGCACACGGAGCCAAAAAGCCAGGGGAACCCCTCAGCtggcagaaggaaggagaggcccagagagagctcGGACACAGGCAACCAGCCTCTTGAGCCAGACTGGGAGGGGTGCCCTCCGTGCGGAGCAGGCCACCCACCTCACCTCTGCCCTGGGCCGAAGCGAGCCAGCACTACCCAAGAACACCAGCAAGAACAGCTCTGCCAAAGCCTCTCTACCCAGCAGGAAAAGTGCTAACGTTCACAAAGACCACAGCCCACAGGGGATCCAGACTGCAATGGCAGAAAGTGTGTTCGGTCAGCTGCCCAGCTGTGCCACAGTGGGTACCGAGGCTGGAAGCACCAAGGGGACCTTTCACCTGAACTGTGGCAGTCAGAACTTGCTAACCCCCAACCCCgggtcccaggctgacctctccCTCCCTTGGAGTGATTTTGCACAGCAGAGCAGGCTCTCCAGCCCATGGATGCTGAACTCGGGTCAAGGCACAGTGTGGACAGGGGTCTTTCGGggtgagaaagaaaaggggacCACACCACAGGCTGGGGACCCACCCAGCCTCTCCTCAGGCCCCAGGAAGGGCCTGCCTTTCCTTTCCACGCAGCTCTTCCACTTTGGGAAGAATGTTTCCTGGGGAGGCAAGCAGGCTGGCTTCTTCAGCCCCAATCTGGGCCTACCTCTGCAGGGTCCAGCTTTCTCAGCCTTCAGGGAGACCCAGCCTGGCCACAACCCTGTATTTGGAAGCCCACGCTTGCTAATGAAGGACAGTGGGAACTGGCCAAGCCGGAAGGCTCAGGGGACCCTGAGACAGCaggacaggaggaattctggctCTGAGGACAAAGTCCTAGACCTGAGATATCGGCACAGGGTTGACAGGGAGCAGCAGGACCAGGAGACCTTGGGCAGTGATGCCAGCGAATTCAGTGACACCTCCGTGGAGGATGGGGGCAGTGCCACAGTGAGCAGTAAAGGCCTCAAGTTGTGA
- the Pierce1 gene encoding piercer of microtubule wall 1 protein: protein MSEENPQECAEPVEPKAKPAPEKTSDYYRISEKLPDRFNNPGWFHGYSTNEAVSMYRTSNQTYGSRAPTAHEMPKAYYPSSNKFSTQHAAFGMFRRHNMNVCLDKSLVTGPDNHVTHYDPLNFHPSYNVNRPSICD from the exons ATGTCTGAAGAAAACCCCCAAGAGTGCGCCGAGCCGGTGGAGCCCAAGGCTAAGCCTGCCCCAGAGAAAACGAGCGACTACTACCGCATTAGCGAGAAGCTCCCAGACAGGTTCAACAACCCGGGGTGGTTTCATGGCTACAG TACCAATGAAGCTGTTTCCATGTACAGGACCAGTAACCAAACCTATGGGAGCAGAGCTCCCACAGCGCATGAGATGCCG AAAGCATATTATCCATCTTCAAATAAGTTTTCCACACAACACGCAGCTTTCGGAATGTTCCGGAGACATAATATGAATGTCTGCCTGGATAAGAGCCTAGTGACTGGGCCGGACAATCACGTCACCCACTACGACCCCTTAAACTTTCACCCCAGTTACAATGTCAACAGGCCATCCATCTGTGACTAA
- the Mrps2 gene encoding small ribosomal subunit protein uS2m isoform X1, with the protein MAPAPAVLTRLQCAGLRRWPGFLQKAAPGPAGQNGRKVTGAPVPAVSEPQDGDDLRLPLPGDWFMEPYIFGNRLGQDIIDLDQTALNLQLALNFTAHVAYRKGIILFVSRNRQFSHLIETTAQACGEYAHTRYFKGGLLTNAQLLFGPTVRLPDLIVFLHTLNNVFESHVAVRDAAKMNIPTVGIVDTNCNPCLITYPIPGNDDSPQAIQLFCKLFRTTINRAKEKRRQMEALHRLQSPKGSEGTGTASAPDQSHSP; encoded by the exons ATGGCACCCGCTCCGGCTGTGCTGACCCGGCTTCAGTGTGCAG GTTTGCGGCGCTGGCCAGGTTTCCTGCAGAAGGCGGCTCCGGGCCCAGCGGGGCAGAATGGAAGGAAGGTCACGGGAGCCCCGGTCCCCGCAGTCAGCGAGCCTCAGGACGGCGACG ATTTAAGGCTCCCACTCCCAGGAGACTG GTTTATGGAGCCATACATCTTTGGGAACCGCCTGGGCCAAGATATCATTGATCTGGATCAGACAGCCTTGAATCTccaactggctttgaacttcacCGCCCATGTGGCCTACCGCAAGGGCATCATCCTGTTTGTGAGCCGGAATCGTCAATTCTCTCACTTAATTGAGACTACAGCCCAAGCCTGCGGGGAGTATGCCCACACCCGCTACTTCAAGGGTGGCTTGCTGACTAACGCACAACTCCTCTTTGGGCCTACAGTCCGCCTGCCGGACCTCATCGTCTTCCTGCACACACTCAACAATGTCTTTGAATCCCATGTAGCCGTGAGGGATGCGGCCAAGATGAACATCCCCACAGTGGGCATTGTGGACACCAACTGCAACCCATGCCTCATCACTTACCCTATCCCTGGCAATGATGACTCACCCCAAGCTATCCAGCTCTTCTGCAAGCTCTTCCGGACAACCATCAACAGGGCcaaggagaagaggaggcagatggaggccCTCCATCGGCTACAGAGTCCCAAGGGGTCCGAGGGCACTGGGACAGCCTCTGCACCTGATCAAAGTCATTCCCCATGA
- the Mrps2 gene encoding 28S ribosomal protein S2, mitochondrial has product MAPAPAVLTRLQCAGLRRWPGFLQKAAPGPAGQNGRKVTGAPVPAVSEPQDGDDFQSRILDVPLQHSDFFNVKELFSVKSLFEARVHLGHKAGCRHRFMEPYIFGNRLGQDIIDLDQTALNLQLALNFTAHVAYRKGIILFVSRNRQFSHLIETTAQACGEYAHTRYFKGGLLTNAQLLFGPTVRLPDLIVFLHTLNNVFESHVAVRDAAKMNIPTVGIVDTNCNPCLITYPIPGNDDSPQAIQLFCKLFRTTINRAKEKRRQMEALHRLQSPKGSEGTGTASAPDQSHSP; this is encoded by the exons ATGGCACCCGCTCCGGCTGTGCTGACCCGGCTTCAGTGTGCAG GTTTGCGGCGCTGGCCAGGTTTCCTGCAGAAGGCGGCTCCGGGCCCAGCGGGGCAGAATGGAAGGAAGGTCACGGGAGCCCCGGTCCCCGCAGTCAGCGAGCCTCAGGACGGCGACG ATTTCCAGAGCAGGATACTAGATGTGCCGTTACAACATTCAGATTTCTTCAATGTCAAGGAGCTGTTTTCTGTGAAGAGCCTCTTCGAGGCCCGAGTACACCTGGGACATAAAGCCGGTTGCCGCCATAG GTTTATGGAGCCATACATCTTTGGGAACCGCCTGGGCCAAGATATCATTGATCTGGATCAGACAGCCTTGAATCTccaactggctttgaacttcacCGCCCATGTGGCCTACCGCAAGGGCATCATCCTGTTTGTGAGCCGGAATCGTCAATTCTCTCACTTAATTGAGACTACAGCCCAAGCCTGCGGGGAGTATGCCCACACCCGCTACTTCAAGGGTGGCTTGCTGACTAACGCACAACTCCTCTTTGGGCCTACAGTCCGCCTGCCGGACCTCATCGTCTTCCTGCACACACTCAACAATGTCTTTGAATCCCATGTAGCCGTGAGGGATGCGGCCAAGATGAACATCCCCACAGTGGGCATTGTGGACACCAACTGCAACCCATGCCTCATCACTTACCCTATCCCTGGCAATGATGACTCACCCCAAGCTATCCAGCTCTTCTGCAAGCTCTTCCGGACAACCATCAACAGGGCcaaggagaagaggaggcagatggaggccCTCCATCGGCTACAGAGTCCCAAGGGGTCCGAGGGCACTGGGACAGCCTCTGCACCTGATCAAAGTCATTCCCCATGA
- the Mrps2 gene encoding small ribosomal subunit protein uS2m isoform X2, whose product MFICSWFSNLHREKARPFMEPYIFGNRLGQDIIDLDQTALNLQLALNFTAHVAYRKGIILFVSRNRQFSHLIETTAQACGEYAHTRYFKGGLLTNAQLLFGPTVRLPDLIVFLHTLNNVFESHVAVRDAAKMNIPTVGIVDTNCNPCLITYPIPGNDDSPQAIQLFCKLFRTTINRAKEKRRQMEALHRLQSPKGSEGTGTASAPDQSHSP is encoded by the exons ATGTTTATCTGCAGTTGGTTCTCAAATCTCCACAGGGAGAAGGCGAGACC GTTTATGGAGCCATACATCTTTGGGAACCGCCTGGGCCAAGATATCATTGATCTGGATCAGACAGCCTTGAATCTccaactggctttgaacttcacCGCCCATGTGGCCTACCGCAAGGGCATCATCCTGTTTGTGAGCCGGAATCGTCAATTCTCTCACTTAATTGAGACTACAGCCCAAGCCTGCGGGGAGTATGCCCACACCCGCTACTTCAAGGGTGGCTTGCTGACTAACGCACAACTCCTCTTTGGGCCTACAGTCCGCCTGCCGGACCTCATCGTCTTCCTGCACACACTCAACAATGTCTTTGAATCCCATGTAGCCGTGAGGGATGCGGCCAAGATGAACATCCCCACAGTGGGCATTGTGGACACCAACTGCAACCCATGCCTCATCACTTACCCTATCCCTGGCAATGATGACTCACCCCAAGCTATCCAGCTCTTCTGCAAGCTCTTCCGGACAACCATCAACAGGGCcaaggagaagaggaggcagatggaggccCTCCATCGGCTACAGAGTCCCAAGGGGTCCGAGGGCACTGGGACAGCCTCTGCACCTGATCAAAGTCATTCCCCATGA